In Passer domesticus isolate bPasDom1 chromosome 32, bPasDom1.hap1, whole genome shotgun sequence, the following are encoded in one genomic region:
- the LOC135288312 gene encoding feather keratin 4-like: protein MSCYDLCAPTSCGPTPLANSCNEPCVRQCQDSTVVIQPSPVVVTLPGPILSSFPQNTTVGSSASAAVGSVLSAGGVPINSGSSLSFGGLGGFGYPGLGSGYSRPYRRYNTSRSGFY, encoded by the coding sequence ATGTCCTGCTACGACCTCTGTGCCCCCACGTCCTGCGGCCCCACGCCGCTGGCCAACAGCTGCAACGAGCCCTGTGTCCGGCAGTGCCAGGACTCCACCGTGGTCATCCAGCCCTCGCCCGTGGTGGTCACCCTGCCCGggcccatcctcagctccttcccacagaACACCACCGTGGGATCCTCGGCGTCCGCGGCCGTTGGGAGTGTTCTGAGCGCCGGGGGAGTCCCCATCAACTCGGGCAGCTCCTTGAGCTTTGGGGGCCTTGGGGGCTTTGGCTACCCTGGGTTGGGCAGTGGCTACAGCCGGCCCTACAGGCGCTACAACACCTCCCGCAGTGGCTTCTACTAA
- the LOC135288340 gene encoding feather keratin 4-like, whose product MSCYERCPPTSCGPTPLANSCNEPCVRQCQDSTVVIQPSPVVVTLPGPILSSFPQNTTVGSSASAAVGSVLSAEGVPINSGSSLGFGGLGGFGYPGLGSGYSRPYRRYNTSRSGFY is encoded by the coding sequence ATGTCCTGCTACGAGCGATGTCCCCCCACGTCCTGCGGCCCTACGCCGCTGGCCAACAGCTGCAACGAGCCCTGTGTCCGGCAGTGCCAGGACTCCACCGTGGTCATCCAGCCATCCCCCGTGGTGGTCACCCTGCCCGggcccatcctcagctccttcccacagaACACCACCGTGGGATCCTCGGCATCCGCAGCTGTTGGGAGTGTTCTGAGCGCCGAGGGTGTCCCCATCAACTCGGGCAGCTCCTTGGGCTTTGGCGGCCTTGGGGGCTTTGGCTACCCTGGGTTGGGCAGTGGCTACAGCCGGCCCTACAGGCGCTACAACACCTCCCGCAGTGGCTTCTACTAA
- the LOC135288225 gene encoding feather keratin 1 translates to MSCYDLCRPCGPTPLANSCNEPCVRQCQDSRVVIQPSPVVVTLPGPILSSFPQNTAVGSSTSAAVGSILSEEGVPINSGGFGLSGLSGLGGRYCGRRCLPC, encoded by the coding sequence atgtcCTGCTACGACCTGTGCCGGCCCTGCGGCCCCACCCCGCTGGCCAACAGCTGCAACGAGCCCTGTGTCCGGCAGTGCCAGGACTCCCGCGTGGTCATCCAGCCCTCGCCCGTGGTGGTCACCCTGCCCGggcccatcctcagctccttcccgCAGAACACCGCCGTGGGATCCTCCACCTCCGCCGCCGTGGGCAGCATCCTGAGCGAGGAGGGAGTGCCCATCAACTCGGGGGGCTTTGGGCTCTCGGGGCTCTCTGGCCTTGGTGGCCGCTACTGCGGCCGCAGGTGCCTGCCCTGCTAG